The Diceros bicornis minor isolate mBicDic1 unplaced genomic scaffold, mDicBic1.mat.cur scaffold_784_ctg1, whole genome shotgun sequence genome includes a region encoding these proteins:
- the LOC131403684 gene encoding ral-GDS-related protein-like, translating to MDVELFKKVMPHDFLDSNWSQWDNRANEHLAPTIHATMTHFSRVVKCVITTCLGDPSMTAQDRARVVELWIQLAKVRCWRVQLCSSRVS from the exons atggatgtg gagctcttcaagaaagtgatgccccatgacttcctggactccaactggtcccagtgggacaacagggccaatgagcaccttgcacccactatccatgccaccatgacccactttagcagagtggtcaaatgtgtcatcaccacctgcctcggggacccgagcatgacggcccaggacagggccagggtggtggagctctggatccagttggccaaggtaagatgttggag GGTTCAGCTGTGTTCTTCCCgggtttcctga